The genomic region GTGACATCGCAGCAGAGCTGGGCGAGGAATGGGTGGTGCCGTTCCTCCAGCGCTATGGGCTCGACCATCTCGACGTCGACCTCATAGCTTTCTACCGCCTGCTCGACGAGTTCTTCTGAGGCCGGCTTCGCGGGATCGAGCCGGTCGAAAATTGACGAGCCCACGAACCGGGCTTTGTGCTACACATTGTGACTACTCACCACCCGACTCCGATCGAACGGTATGAACATGCATGAGGCGGAGGCAATTGCCGCCAACCGGGCCAACTGGGACGACCGCGCCGATGTTCACGCGCGTTCCGAGATGTATGACGTCGCAGGATTTTTGGCCGATCCCGCAGATATCTCCACAGTGGTGCAGAACGACCTATCGGTCCTAGCTCCTCATCTGCCGGAGGCCGGTGTCCGCGATCGCTCGCTGCTGCACCTGCAGTGCCACATCGGCACCGACACCGTCTCCTGGGCCCGACTCGGAGCCGTCGATGTACACGGACTCGATTTGTCGCCCAACTCCCTGCACCACGCGGCCCGCATCGCCAATGCCGACTCGCGCGACATCACCTGGGTCGAGGGCGATGCCCGGTTCGCCTCGACGCTGATCGATCGCCACTTCGACATCGTCGTCACCAGCGCCGGAACCATCGTGTGGCTACCGGAACTCGGCGATTGGGCTCAGTCGATCCACGATCTCCTGGAGCCAGGTGGGCTGTTCATGATCCGCGACGATCACCCCATCCTCGGCGCGATGGATTTCGAACCGTGGGATATCACCGATGACTACCTCAGCGGTGGTGGCGTCCACAGCTACGAGGACTCGGGCAGCTACACCGACAACTCGGCCGGACAGATTGTGCACACCGCCAATCACGAGTGGCGCCATGATCTGGGCGAGGTCGTCGGTGCACTCCTGCACGCCGGTCTCGAGATCGTGGCGCTGCGGGAACTGCCCTACATGGACTGGCGCGCCTTCCCCGAGTTGGTCTCGTGTGCACAGGGATGGACACTGCCGCCCGGTTCACCGAGCATCCCGCTGAACTTCGCGATCGTCGCCCGACGCCGGTAGGGATCGGACTGTTTCTTGCAGGCCGGCGTCGATCATGTCCTGCATCTGCTCGCGGCCGACCGGACCGAGGGCCCCGCCAAGCGCATCGGCGAGGATCTCGAAGGTGTCGGGATATGACAGCCCCGCGATCCGATCGGCAAGTTCGTCGACTGTCCACTGCTCGGCGTCCTTGGTCACACTGCCCCCACGTGACCACCCGTGGCCGACAGTCACCGCAGGGCCGCGCACGGCCAGGACCTGACCAGTGAGCGCGCAGCGCGTGCTGGCCAGGTATGCGGCCACAGGTGCGACCACAGCGGGCGAGTAGGGGTCGTATTCCCCGAGCGGCGGGAGATCCTGAATACCCGGCACCGGCAGCGTCATCCGCGTCCGAATCATCGACGGTGCAAGGCAATTCACCCGAACACCCAAGGATCCCAATTCCAGCGCCTGCACGATAGTCATCGCCGCGACCCCGGCATTGGCCGCGGCGTAGTTCGATTGGCC from Mycolicibacterium sp. YH-1 harbors:
- a CDS encoding bifunctional 2-polyprenyl-6-hydroxyphenol methylase/3-demethylubiquinol 3-O-methyltransferase UbiG — translated: MHEAEAIAANRANWDDRADVHARSEMYDVAGFLADPADISTVVQNDLSVLAPHLPEAGVRDRSLLHLQCHIGTDTVSWARLGAVDVHGLDLSPNSLHHAARIANADSRDITWVEGDARFASTLIDRHFDIVVTSAGTIVWLPELGDWAQSIHDLLEPGGLFMIRDDHPILGAMDFEPWDITDDYLSGGGVHSYEDSGSYTDNSAGQIVHTANHEWRHDLGEVVGALLHAGLEIVALRELPYMDWRAFPELVSCAQGWTLPPGSPSIPLNFAIVARRR